The nucleotide sequence TGCGGCGCGCCTCCTGCACGCGATTCTCGCCCAACTCTACTACGCCGGCGGCGATGGCAGCCCGGATGTGCTCCGCATCCACATCCTTCGTAACCGCAATCAACCTGACGTCCTCGGGCCGGCGGCCGGAGCGTGTTGCCGCGGCCGCGATGCGCCCGCGTACGAGCGCGACACTGGCGGCGACATCGGTCACACCGAGCCGGAGCTCTGCGGCGCCCGCCTGACCGCTGTCGGAACCGCAACGACAGCCGCCATGCGACCGGTAACGCGGTCTCGCCGGTACGAATAGAACAGGTCTGGATGGTCGTATGTGCAAAGGTCCAGGACCTCGATGCGCCGAGCCAAGACGCCGGCGTCCAACAACTGCCTGCGGCATGCATCGCGGAGATCCAGCTGCCAGCGCTGCCGGCCGTTCGCGACCGCGATCTCCGGCCACCACCTCCACCGCCGCATCCGCTCCATCACCGGCTCGTCCACCTCATAGTGGCAGGGACCGATGCTGGGACCAATCGCAACGAGCAGATCCCGAGGGTCGCTCTTGAAGCGATCCGCCAGGACGCGCACGCCTTCGACGGCGATCCCCGCGGCGGTTCCCTTCCATCCCGCGTGCAGCGCCGCAACCACGCGCCGCTTCGGGTCGGCGAGGAGCAGAGGCACGCAGTCCGCGGCGTGGATCGCCAGCGCCAAGCCCGGATCGGCCGTGGCAAGGCCATCTGCGCCGACAATAGATCGTCCGGCATCGGCGGTACCGACCACCGCCACCACCGCTCCATGCACCTGATCCGCTTCCACGTGCTGCACAGGATTCAGTCCGAGCGC is from Gemmatimonadales bacterium and encodes:
- a CDS encoding YggS family pyridoxal phosphate-dependent enzyme, with amino-acid sequence MTDVAASVALVRGRIAAAATRSGRRPEDVRLIAVTKDVDAEHIRAAIAAGVVELGENRVQEARRKIGALGRGPRWHMVGHLQRNKASEAAAMFDVIHS
- the pgeF gene encoding peptidoglycan editing factor PgeF is translated as MTRPHLLFAGNLRAAGIPHAFSTRQGGSSAGPFASLNLGRGVNDDPETVATNRRAVLRALGLNPVQHVEADQVHGAVVAVVGTADAGRSIVGADGLATADPGLALAIHAADCVPLLLADPKRRVVAALHAGWKGTAAGIAVEGVRVLADRFKSDPRDLLVAIGPSIGPCHYEVDEPVMERMRRWRWWPEIAVANGRQRWQLDLRDACRRQLLDAGVLARRIEVLDLCTYDHPDLFYSYRRDRVTGRMAAVVAVPTAVRRAPQSSGSV